A window of the Apodemus sylvaticus chromosome 15, mApoSyl1.1, whole genome shotgun sequence genome harbors these coding sequences:
- the LOC127666031 gene encoding olfactory receptor 5AC1-like, with protein MDVNNTLLTEFVLRGITDRPELQVPLFLVFFFIYVTTMVGNLGLIFLIWKDPNLHTPMYLFLGNLAFADACTSSSVTPKMLMTFLNKNDMISVGECFAQYYFFCISATTEIFLLVAMAYDRYVAICNPLLYLVVMPKRLCTVLICMSYIIGFVNCGLNIGLLFRLTFCTSNIIDHFYCEILQLYTISCTDPSLNSLVVFICASSIQISTSMTIIVSYARVLFAVLNMKSERGRRKAFFTCSAHLLSVSLFYGTLLFMYVSPGSGSGKQKDKIYSLFYTVVIPLLNPFIYSLRNKEVLGALKKFIKC; from the coding sequence ATGGATGTGAACAACACTCTGCTGACTGAATTTGTTCTCAGAGGAATAACAGATCGTCCAGAGCTGCAAGTCCCCCTGTTTCTGGTGTTCTTCTTCATCTATGTCACCACCATGGTAGGCAACCTTGGCTTGATCTTTCTCATTTGGAAGGACCCTAATCTTCACACACCCATGTATCTTTTCCTTGGAAATTTAGCCTTTGCTGATGCCTGTACTTCATCCTCTGTGACACCAAAGATGCTTATgacatttttaaataagaatgacATGATATCTGTTGGTGAGTGTTTTGCccaatattattttttttgtattagTGCCACAACTGAAATTTTCCTCCTGGTAGCAATGGCCTACGATCGCTATGTAGCCATATGCAACCCTCTGCTCTATTTAGTGGTGATGCCCAAAAGACTCTGTACTGTGTTAATCTGTATGTCATATATAATTGGTTTTGTAAACTGTGGACTTAATATAGGATTGTTATTTAGATTAACTTTCTGTACATCCAATATAATTGACCATTTCTACTGTGAAATCTTGCAACTGTATACAATTTCTTGCACAGATCCATCTCTTAATtcattggttgtttttatttgtgcttCTTCCATACAAATCAGTACCTCTATGACTATCATAGTCTCTTATGCCCGTGTTCTATTTGCTGTCCTGAACATGAAGTCTGAGAGGGGCAGAAGGAAAGCTTTCTTCACCTGCAGTGCTCAcctgctctctgtctctttgttctaTGGTACCCTCCTCTTCATGTATGTGAGTCCTGGGTCAGGATCAGGTAAACAAAAGGATAAAATATATTCTCTGTTCTACACAGTTGTGATTCCTCTGCTAAATCCCTTTATTTACAGCTTAAGGAACAAAGAAGTTTTGGGTGCTCTgaaaaaattcataaaatgttAA